A section of the Ovis canadensis isolate MfBH-ARS-UI-01 breed Bighorn chromosome 1, ARS-UI_OviCan_v2, whole genome shotgun sequence genome encodes:
- the PRMT2 gene encoding protein arginine N-methyltransferase 2, translated as MATPGDCPRSELQEEEDPATQAEEEHLQGAVHPEEFVAIADYSATDETQLSFLRGEKILILRQTTADWWWGERAGCCGYIPANHLGKQLEDWDAEDSWQDEEYFGSYGTLKLHLEMLADQPRTTKYHSVILQNKESLKDKVILDVGCGTGIISLFCAHYAQPRAVFAVEASEMAQHTGQLVVQNGFADIITVFQQKVEDVVLPEKVDVLVSEWMGTCLLFEFMIESILYARDAWLKEDGVIWPTTAALHLVPCSADRDYRSKVLFWDNAYEFDLSPLKSLAIKEFFSKPKYNHILKPDDCLSEPCTILQLDMRTVQVADLETMKGELHFDIQKAGTLHGFTAWFSVQFQNLEEDEPQLVLSTGPLHPTTHWKQVLFMMDEPIPVLVGDVVTGAVVLQRNPVWRRHMSVTLSWSITSAQDPALQKVGEKVFPIWR; from the exons ATGGCAACACCAGGTGACTGCCCCAGAAGTGAGTTGCAG gaggaggaggacccTGCCACGCAGGCTGAGGAGGAGCACCTCCAGGGGGCTGTGCACCCAGAGGAGTTCGTGGCCATCGCAGACTATTCTGCCACCGATGAGACGCAG CTCAGCTTTTTGAGAGGAGAAAAGATCCTCATCCTGAGACAAACCACTGCGGACTGGTGGTGGGGTGAGCGTGCGGGCTGCTGTGGGTACATCCCGGCGAACCACCTGGGGAAGCAGCTGGAGGACTGGGACGCCGAGGATTCCTGGCAGGATGAGGAGTACTTCGGCAGCTATGGAACCCTG AAACTTCACTTGGAGATGTTGGCAGACCAGCCTCGAACAACTAAGTACCATAGTGTTATCCTGCAGAATAAAGAATCCCTGAAAGACAAAGTGATTCTGGACGTCGGCTGTGGGACTGGGATCATCAGCCTCTTCTGTGCACACTATGCTCAGCCCAGAGCC GTGTTTGCGGTGGAGGCCAGTGAGATGGCCCAGCACACGGGGCAGCTGGTCGTGCAGAATGGCTTTGCTGATATCATCACCGTGTTTCAGCAGAAGGTGGAAGACGTGGTGTTGCCGGAGAAGGTGGATGTGCTGGTGTCTGAGTGGATGGGCACCTGCCTGCTG TTTGAGTTCATGATCGAGTCCATCCTGTATGCCCGGGACGCCTGGCTGAAGGAGGACGGGGTCATCTGGCCGACCACGGCTGCCCTGCACCTGGTGCCCTGCAGCGCTGACAGGGACTACCGCAGCAAGGTGCTCTTCTGGGACAACGCCTATGAGTTCGACCTCAGCCCTCTCAA ATCTTTAGCAATTAAGGAGTTTTTTTCGAAGCCCAAGTATAACCACATTTTGAAACCAGACGACTGTCTATCTGAGCCATGCACCATATTACAGTTGGACATGAGAACTGTGCAGGTTGCCGACCTCGAG ACGATGAAAGGCGAGCTGCACTTTGACATACAGAAGGCAGGCACGCTGCATGGATTCACAGCCTGGTTCAGCGTCCAGTTTCAGAACCTGGAGGAGGACGAGCCACAGCTGGTGCTGAGCACCGGCCCGCTGCACCC CACCACCCACTGGAAGCAGGTGCTGTTCATGATGGATGAGCCCATCCCTGTCCTCGTGGGAGACGTGGTCACGGGCGCAGTGGTGTTACAAAGGAACCCCGTGTGGAGGCGACACATGTCTGTCACCCTGAGCTGGTCCATCACTTCTGCACAAGACCCTGCATTACAAAAA GTTGGGGAGAAAGTCTTTCCCATCTGGAGATGA